The nucleotide sequence CTTGGGCGATGCCTCTCGTAAAAACCTCTGCGATCATTCTCAAAAGCCGTCGGTGGGGTGAAGCCGACCGGATTGTGACTTTCTATTCGAAAGAGTTCGGGAAAATCCGTGGCGTGGCGCGCGGTGCCCGGCGATTCAAGAGCCACTTCGGAGCCACGCTTGAGCCCTTTACCCGCTGTCATCTGGATTTGTTCGAGAAGCCGGGTGATTCGCTCTATCGGATTTCTCATGTCGATCTGATCGAATCCTTTCAGCCGCTTCGGGAAGAATTGGTGTTGATGGCCTGTGCGGCTCGGATGGTCAATGTGGTGGGGGCGGTCACGCCGGACGGCGATCCGGATGCCAGGCTCTTCGAGACCTTAGGTCAGGGGTTGGGGGCTCTCAAGGGGAGTCGAGATCCGGTCTTGGTGGCGTTGCTGTTTCAGATTCGTTTGCTGGGGCTGACGGGGTTTCGTCCGCAAACCGATCACTGTGCGACCTGTGGGAAGTCCGGTGTGACGGGGGAGCCGCAGTTCTCGCCGCTGGCCGGCGGATTTGTCTGTCTCTCCTGTGCGACGCGGCAGATGGTCCGGTGTATCGTGATGTCACGCGGGAGCCTGTCGTTTCTGCAGCAAGCTATTCGACTGACTCCCGAGCTGGTCACGCGGCTGACGGCGACCGGCCAGGTACGGGCTGAGGTGGAGCGGGCGATTGAAGGCTATGTGACGGTCGTGGCTGGTCGGCGGTTGCCGCCGGTCGATTTCTTGGCGTCGATGTCTTCGGTCTGAGTCGATGGAACATGAGGGGATAAGGGGAGAGACTATGGCCGCGGCATTGGTTCCCATCGACATGCAATGGTTGGAGAAGGGTGTGTTGGGCATCGAGTGGAGCGATGGCCACAAGGGAATCTATCCCGTTCGTGCGCTGAGGCTGCAATGTCCTTGTGCGGCCTGCGTCGATGAGTGGACGGGTGTGCGCCGATTGAAGCCTGATGATGTGCCGATGTTTATTATGGCGCAGGACATTCAGCCGGTCGGGCGGTATGCGCTTCAATTTTCCTGGAGTGATGGGCATGACAGTGGAATTTATTCTTACGGGCTTCTGCGGCAGCTGTGCCAATGCGATGTGTGTGTGCCGGTGAAGCCAACCGAGCAGAAGAGTCGGCGGCTTCTATGACGGGGGGGGAAGGGGGCAAATGTGATGGAACAGCCTGGGCAAGGTGAAGGGAGTGCTCGATGGGTTCTGCAGGTTTTAGGGAGCGTCCTGAGTCTGTTTGTAATGGCGGGTTGCCAGAGTATGCCGCCATTGGGAGAGCAGGAACGCCTGGTGCAGAACAAGCAGCTCACAATCCAGATGATTTCCCCCAAAGCGTTCGTGAATGTCTGGGGCAAGCCGGTCTATCACCATAGTGAGTTCACGCAG is from Nitrospira sp. and encodes:
- the recO gene encoding DNA repair protein RecO; translated protein: MPLVKTSAIILKSRRWGEADRIVTFYSKEFGKIRGVARGARRFKSHFGATLEPFTRCHLDLFEKPGDSLYRISHVDLIESFQPLREELVLMACAARMVNVVGAVTPDGDPDARLFETLGQGLGALKGSRDPVLVALLFQIRLLGLTGFRPQTDHCATCGKSGVTGEPQFSPLAGGFVCLSCATRQMVRCIVMSRGSLSFLQQAIRLTPELVTRLTATGQVRAEVERAIEGYVTVVAGRRLPPVDFLASMSSV
- a CDS encoding DUF971 domain-containing protein encodes the protein MAAALVPIDMQWLEKGVLGIEWSDGHKGIYPVRALRLQCPCAACVDEWTGVRRLKPDDVPMFIMAQDIQPVGRYALQFSWSDGHDSGIYSYGLLRQLCQCDVCVPVKPTEQKSRRLL